From Triticum urartu cultivar G1812 chromosome 2, Tu2.1, whole genome shotgun sequence, a single genomic window includes:
- the LOC125541585 gene encoding NAC domain-containing protein 66-like — protein sequence MSISVNGQSVVPPGFRFHPTEEELLTYYLAKKVASQRIDLDVIPDVDLNKLEPWDIQERCRIGTGPQNDWYLFSHKDKKYPTGTRTNRATAAGFWKATGRDKAIYSAAGSGRIGMRKTLVFYKGRAPHGHKSDWIMHEYRLDDAAPVNPTAGEATYYSSDSFPIQGLAGEQPSAPEDGWVICRVFKKKNIVVQRQAGQNRGGGGAASSKLVGAGAMESSQSNCSSTLMAGSDRAKAQMMHCSASDDGLDHILSYMGRSSTASCRQETKPTNPSSSALDHLINSACHSGSSTLYDKFMKLPPLEHVVPSGILPPPAEYGGDWDDLDRLAEYELNGLSDAATTKTTNGMSYVVDELGGATAYSGGGTLHAYSVTGAGDGDLWSLARSASSLQADLRMTCFNAVGC from the exons ATGAGCATCTCCGTGAACGGGCAGTCGGTGGTGCCGCCGGGGTTCCGGTTCCACCCGACGGAGGAGGAGCTGCTCACCTACTATCTCGCGAAGAAGGTGGCCTCGCAGCGCATCGACCTCGACGTTATCCCCGACGTCGACCTCAACAAGCTCGAGCCATGGGACATCCAAG AGCGGTGCCGGATCGGAACTGGCCCGCAGAACGACTGGTATCTGTTCAGCCACAAGGACAAGAAGTACCCCACGGGGACGCGCACCaaccgcgccaccgccgccgggtTCTGGAAGGCCACCGGCCGGGACAAGGCCATCTACTCCGCCGCCGGGTCCGGCCGCATCGGCATGCGCAAGACGCTCGTCTTCTACAAGGGCCGCGCCCCGCACGGCCACAAGTCCGACTGGATCATGCATGAGTACCGCCTCGACGACGCCGCCCCCGTCAACCCCACGGCCGGCGAGGCCACCTACTACTCCAGTGACTCATTCCCG ATACAAGGCCTAGCCGGCGAACAGCCGTCGGCGCCGGAGGACGGGTGGGTCATCTGccgggtgttcaagaagaagaaCATCGTCGTGCAGCGCCAAGCTGGCCAGAAccgcggcggtggcggcgcagCGTCCAGCAAGCTAGTCGGCGCCGGTGCCATGGAGAGCAGCCAGAGCAACTGCTCGTCGACGTTGATGGCCGGCAGCGACCGCGCCAAGGCGCAGATGATGCACTGCTCCGCCAGCGACGACGGGCTCGACCACATCCTCAGCTACATGGGCCGCTCATCCACGGCATCGTGCAGGCAGGAGACCAAGCCCACCAACCCATCATCGTCAGCGCTGGACCACCTGATCAACAGCGCGTGCCACAGCGGCAGCAGCACCCTGTACGACAAGTTCATGAAGCTCCCGCCGCTCGAGCACGTCGTCCCCAGCGGGATCCTGCCGCCGCCGGCCGAGTACGGCGGCGACTGGGACGATCTTGACCGGCTGGCGGAGTACGAGCTCAACGGCCTTTCCGACGCCGCGACAACCAAGACGACCAACGGCATGTCCTACGTCGTGGACGAGCTCGGCGGCGCCACGGCCTACTCCGGCGGTGGCACCCTACACGCTTACTCCGTCACTGGGGCTGGCGACGGTGACCTGTGGAGCCTGGCGCGGTCGGCGTCATCGCTACAAGCCGACTTGAGGATGACTTGTTTTAACGCTGTCGGATGCTGA